A single Vidua chalybeata isolate OUT-0048 chromosome 20, bVidCha1 merged haplotype, whole genome shotgun sequence DNA region contains:
- the SMG8 gene encoding nonsense-mediated mRNA decay factor SMG8 — MPPPGAGPPGAMGTAVGPMSLRELLLAAEAGGAAGGEEEVCVVGIFGKTALQLCSEKEALVSTVCDRQVFPLFPEEDPELADGAAGREGDPATKDYNQLQAYYSQESRVLYLVLTSICDTPQLLRACGDLAAAENREAGPGHPSGGPAPLPHAEAHEFWKHQEKLHCLSLLYLFSVCHILLLVHPTCSFDITYDRVFRALDGLRQKVLPSLKAAIKDCPVGKEWKLNCRPCPPRLLFLFQLNGALKVDPLPSRGQDPCGHLEKPPPKKHSPKRRLQHALEDQIYRIFRKSRVLTNQSINCLFTVPANQAFVYIVAGGPQDGDDPVAMLLDQLRSNCTMRETDSLLAPTLSGPRRYQMMRHGRQQLSFHAESSSSSSSGQLVDCTLKEFLWQHVELVLSKKGFEDSVGRNPQPSHFELPTYQKWVAAALKLYEVTIEGKDDDPTCGELSSKIMSSIKVLEGYLDIDTKFSENRCQKALPMAHSAYQSNLPHNYTMTVHKNQLAQALRVYSQHARGPAFHKYAMQLNEDCYKFWSNGHQLCEERSLTDQHCVHKFHLLPKAGEKPEADRNPPILYHNSRARSTGACNCGRKQAPREDPFDIKAANYDFYQLLEEKCCGKLEHINFPIFQPSTPDPAPARDEASPAPPEGEMEKLKEKEPQTQGESTGLSLALSLGQSTGSLGTYPPDAQGGGDNAESHGQSGDSKSEKRPSLVDRQASTVEYLPGMLHSNCPKGLLPKFSSWSLVKLGPAKAYNFHTGLDQQGFIPGTNYLMPWDIVIRTRTEDEGDLDTNSWPAPNKAVPGKRSAVVMGRGRRRDDIARAFVGFEYEDARGRRFMCSGPDKVMKVMGGGPKESALKALNSDMPLYILSSTQGRGLKPHYAQFMRLFVVVPDAPLQITLTPQVQPGPPPCPIFYPEKQEITLPSDGLWVLRFPYAYVTERGPCFPPKESQQLMSYKVLRGILKAITQ; from the exons atgccgccgcccggggccgggccgcccgGGGCCATGGGCACGGCCGTGGGGCCCATGAGCCtgcgggagctgctgctggcggCCGaggcgggcggcgcggcgggcggcgaGGAGGAGGTGTGCGTGGTGGGCATCTTCGGCAAAACCgcgctgcagctctgctccgaGAAGGAGGCCCTGGTGAGCACCGTGTGCGACCGGCAGGTGTTCCCGCTGTTCCCGGAGGAGGATCCCGAGCTGGCGGATGGCGCCGCGGGGCGGGAGGGGGACCCGGCCACCAAGGACTACAACCAGCTGCAGGCGTACTACAGCCAGGAGAGCCGCGTGCTGTACCTGGTGCTCACCTCCATCTGCGACACGCCGCAGCTGCTGCGCGCCTGCGGAGACCTGGCGGCGGCCGAGAACAGAGAGGCCGGGCCCGGCCACCCCTCCGGAGGCCCGGCCCCGCTTCCCCACGCCGAGGCGCACGAGTTCTGGAAGCACCAGGAGAAGCTGCACTGCCTGAGCCTCCTCTACCTCTTCTCCGTGTGccacatcctgctgctggtgcaTCCCACCTGCTCCTTCGACATCACCTACGACCGCGTGTTCAGGGCGCTGGACGGGCTGCGGCAGAAGGTGCTGCCCTCCCTGAAGGCTGCCATCAAGGACTGCCCTGTCGGTAAGGAGTGGAAGCTCAACTGCAGGCCATGCCCTCCAcgcctcctcttcctcttccagctCAACGGGGCTCTGAAGGTGGATCCGCTGCCAAGCAGGGGCCAGGATCCCTGTGGTCACCTGGAAAAGCCACCCCCCAAGAAGCATTCCCCcaagaggaggctgcagcacgCTCTGGAGGATCAGATCTACCGCATCTTCCGCAAGAGCCGGGTGCTGACCAACCAGAGCATCAACTGCCTGTTCACCGTGCCCGCCAACCAGGCTTTCGTGTACATCGTGGCTGGTGGGCCCCAGGACGGAGACGACCCCGTGGCCATGCTTCTCGACCAGCTCAGGAGCAACTGCACCATGAGAGAGACTGACTCGCTGCTGGCTCCCACCCTGTCGGGACCCAGGAGGTATCAGATGATGAGGCACGGCCGGCAGCAGCTCTCCTTCCACGCAGAGAGtagcagctccagctcctctgggcagctcGTGGACTGCACCCTCAAGGAGTTCTTGTGGCAGCACGTGGAGTTGGTGCTCAGCAAGAAGGGCTTTGAAGACAGCGTGGGGAGGAACCCGCAGCCCTCTCACTTCGAGCTCCCGACCTACCAGAAGTGGGTGGCTGCAGCTCTAAAACTCTATGAAGTGACCATCGAAGGCAAAGACGATGACCCAACCTGTGGCGAGCTGAGCTCAAAAATCATGAGCAGCATCAAAGTTTTGGAAGGCTACTTAGACATAGACACCAAGTTCTCCGAAAACCGTTGCCAGAAGGCTTTGCCCATGGCCCACAGCGCCTACCAGTCCAACCTGCCCCACAATTACACCATGACAGTGCACAAGAACCAGCTGGCCCAGGCCCTGCGTGTGTACAGCCAGCACGCCCGGGGCCCAGCCTTCCACAAATACGCCATGCAGCTCAACGAGGACTGCTACAAGTTCTGGAGCAACGGGCACCAGCTCTGCGAGGAGCGGAGCTTGACAGACCAGCACTGCGTGCACAAGTTCCATCTGCTCCCCAAAGCAG GGGAAAAGCCAGAAGCAGACAGAAATCCTCCAATTCTGTACCACAACAGCCGGGCTCGTTCCACTGGTGCCTGTAACTGTGGAAGGAAGCAAGCTCCTCGGGAGGACCCCTTTGATATCAAAGCAGCTAATTATGACTTTTACCAG ctgctggaagagaaATGCTGTGGAAAACTGGAGCACATCAACTTCCCCATATTTCAGCCAAGCACACCTGACCCGGCGCCTGCTCGGGACGAGGCATCGCCCGCCCCTCCGGAAGGCGAGATGGAGAAACTCAAAGAGAAAGAACCTCAGACTCAGGGAGAGAGCACAGGCCTGAGCTTAGCCCTGAGCCTGGGCCAGTCCACAGGCAGCCTGGGCACTTACCCACCCGATGCCCAGGGTGGAGGGGACAATGCAGAAAGCCACGGGCAGAGCGGGGACTCCAAGAGTGAGAAGAGGCCGAGCCTGGTGGATCGCCAGGCTTCCACTGTCGAGTACCTCCCCGGGATGCTCCATTCCAACTGCCCCAAAGGCCTTCTGCCCAAATTCTCCAGTTGGTCACTGGTCAAGCTGGGGCCTGCTAAGGCTTATAACTTCCACACTGGCTTAGATCAACAGGGCTTTATCCCGGGAACAAACTATTTAATGCCTTGGGACATTGTCATCAGGACGAGAACTGAAGATGAAGGAGACTTAGACACCAATTCCTGGCCTGCACCCAACAAGGCTGTTCCTGGGAAAAGAAGCGCGGTGGTGATGGGAAGAGGCCGGCGGAGGGACGACATCGCTCGGGCTTTTGTGGGCTTTGAATATGAAGATGCACGTGGGAGGAGGTTCATGTGCTCGGGGCCTGATAAGGTGATGAAGGTGATGGGAGGGGGGCCGAAGGAATCTGCCCTGAAAGCCCTCAACTCCGACATGCCCCTGTACATCCTGTCCTCGACGCAGGGACGGGGCCTCAAGCCCCACTACGCCCAGTTCATGAGGCTCTTCGTGGTGGTCCCCGACGCTCCTCTGCAGATCACCTTAACGCCTCAG GTTCAACCAGGACCACCACCCTGTCCTATATTTTACCCTGAGAAGCAGGAAATCACCCTTCCCTCTGATGGACTCTGGGTGCTGAGGTTTCCCTATGCCTACGTGACAGAACGGGggccctgcttccctcccaAAGAAAGCCAGCAGTTAATGAGCTACAAAGTTCTCCGAGGAATACTGAAAGCAATTACACAGtaa